The following are encoded in a window of Bacteroidales bacterium genomic DNA:
- a CDS encoding ParB/RepB/Spo0J family partition protein produces MNTKKRALGRGLNAILESPDTDITSRDISGEFVAGAIAEIKIENIDANPFQPRDKFEEDALRELADSIAEQGIIQPVSVRKLGYDRYQLISGERRLRASIMAGLERIPAYIRVANDQQMLEMALVENIQRQDLNPLAIAISFQRLIDECHITQEQLSDKLSKSRSTITNYIRLLKLPAEIQVALRDNKISMGHARAIINVSDPGKQLAILEKILALELSVRQVEEMVRNLDKPAILKPVRPTRALPDKLINLKNSLFSRFGTPVEVNIDNKGKGSIVIEFRNEAEIDRIAMILEK; encoded by the coding sequence ATGAACACTAAAAAACGTGCACTTGGGCGTGGTTTGAACGCCATCCTTGAAAGTCCGGACACCGATATCACTTCAAGAGATATTTCAGGCGAATTTGTTGCAGGAGCTATTGCTGAAATTAAAATCGAAAACATTGATGCCAACCCCTTCCAGCCACGCGATAAATTTGAAGAAGACGCATTGCGTGAACTGGCCGACAGCATAGCAGAACAAGGAATTATCCAGCCAGTTTCAGTCCGGAAACTTGGTTACGACCGCTACCAGCTTATATCAGGAGAACGCAGGCTACGGGCATCAATCATGGCTGGCCTCGAAAGAATCCCGGCCTATATTCGGGTTGCCAATGATCAGCAAATGCTTGAAATGGCGCTTGTTGAAAACATTCAGCGTCAGGATCTGAACCCATTGGCTATCGCTATTAGTTTTCAGCGTTTGATTGATGAGTGCCATATCACCCAGGAGCAACTCAGCGATAAATTGAGTAAAAGCAGAAGCACCATCACCAATTATATCCGCTTGCTCAAACTTCCTGCTGAAATTCAGGTGGCTTTGCGTGACAATAAGATCAGCATGGGGCATGCAAGAGCTATTATTAATGTGAGCGACCCGGGAAAACAACTGGCCATCCTGGAGAAAATCCTGGCTCTCGAGCTATCGGTTCGCCAGGTAGAAGAAATGGTTCGCAACCTGGACAAACCAGCAATATTGAAGCCTGTCCGACCAACCAGGGCATTACCAGATAAGTTAATAAATCTTAAAAACTCGCTTTTCAGCCGTTTCGGTACGCCGGTGGAGGTCAATATTGATAATAAAGGCAAAGGCAGCATCGTTATTGAGTTCCGGAATGAGGCAGAGATTGATCGCATTGCCATGATCCTGGAAAAATAA
- a CDS encoding ParA family protein: MGKVITIANQKGGVGKTTTAINLGAGFAVLEYKTLLIDADPQANATSGIGFDPKNIKTSIYECIIDEVEPKNIILNTDTPFLDLIPAHIDLVGAEIEMINLPNREKMMRKVTDQLRREYDFIIIDCGPSLGLITVNALTAADSVIIPVQCEYFALEGLGKLLNTIKIVQARLNPALDIEGILLTMYDSRLRLANQVVEEVKTHFQQMVFNTVINRNIRLSEAPSFGESIMMHDVNSTGAINYLNLAREILQKNDMTSIKNADKQIPIQDEH; the protein is encoded by the coding sequence ATGGGGAAAGTAATTACCATAGCCAACCAAAAAGGAGGCGTAGGAAAAACCACCACAGCCATTAACCTGGGTGCAGGTTTTGCTGTGCTTGAATACAAAACACTGCTCATTGATGCCGATCCCCAGGCCAATGCCACATCAGGCATTGGGTTCGACCCGAAAAATATTAAAACCAGCATATACGAATGCATCATTGATGAAGTTGAGCCAAAAAACATCATCCTCAATACCGATACGCCCTTCCTTGATCTTATCCCGGCGCATATTGACCTGGTGGGTGCAGAAATAGAAATGATCAACCTGCCCAACCGCGAAAAGATGATGCGCAAGGTTACCGATCAGCTTCGCAGAGAATATGATTTCATTATTATTGATTGCGGGCCATCACTTGGCCTCATAACTGTAAACGCCCTTACAGCAGCAGATTCGGTGATCATCCCGGTACAATGTGAGTACTTCGCGCTCGAAGGTTTAGGCAAACTGTTAAACACAATTAAGATAGTTCAGGCTCGTTTGAACCCGGCACTTGATATTGAAGGTATATTGCTTACGATGTACGATTCGCGTCTTCGCCTTGCAAACCAGGTTGTTGAAGAAGTTAAAACACATTTTCAGCAAATGGTGTTCAATACGGTTATCAACCGCAATATCCGCCTGAGCGAAGCGCCCAGTTTTGGTGAATCAATCATGATGCATGATGTAAACAGCACCGGTGCCATCAATTATCTGAACCTTGCAAGAGAGATTCTTCAGAAAAACGATATGACCTCAATCAAAAACGCTGACAAACAAATTCCAATTCAAGATGAACACTAA